One genomic window of Actinoplanes lobatus includes the following:
- a CDS encoding DEAD/DEAH box helicase translates to MTTFADPSTFPSVLESTTPDSESAEQPVTESDVRSFADLGLPSEIVRVLNREGITTPFEIQAATVPDALAGRDVLGRGQTGSGKTLAFGLPVLARTAKSGRARPHHPKALILVPTRELAMQVADSLMPVGRAVGVFLKTAVGGVPYDRQMDALRRGVEVIVATPGRLADLIERGACKLDDVEITVLDEADQMADMGFLPEVTDLLAKTPESAQRLLFSATLDGDVDTLVQRFMHDPVTHSTAPAEASVSTMEHHLLLIPPAEKFPITSWIANRTGKTIVFARTQMGVDRLVEQLAAVGVRAGALHGGKTQRVRTRTLAEFKEGRTNVLVATDVAARGIHVDGISLVMHVDPPKDPKDYLHRAGRTARAGESGAVVTLVLPKQRRTTQAMMSKAGVSPGEFRVRLGDEKLAEVTGAREPSGIPVVEEPEPRRERSGGSRGRFGDRPRGDRPQRSYGDRPQRSFGDRNERNFGDRPQRSFGDRPQGDRSQGDRSYGDRPQRSYGDRPQGDRSYGDRPQRSFGDRPQGDRPQGDRSYGDRPQGDRSYGDRPQRSYGDRPQGDRSFGDRPQRTFGDRPAGDRFGDRPSGQRRDGQRTDRREGPNRFGSSRPARSH, encoded by the coding sequence TTGACCACTTTCGCTGATCCCAGCACGTTCCCGTCCGTCCTCGAGAGCACGACCCCTGACAGCGAGTCCGCCGAGCAGCCGGTCACCGAAAGTGACGTGCGTAGCTTCGCCGACCTGGGGCTCCCCTCCGAAATCGTTCGAGTCCTCAACCGTGAGGGCATCACCACCCCGTTCGAGATCCAGGCCGCGACCGTTCCGGACGCGCTGGCCGGCCGTGACGTGCTCGGCCGCGGCCAGACCGGTTCCGGCAAGACGCTGGCGTTCGGCCTGCCGGTCCTCGCTCGTACGGCGAAGAGCGGCCGTGCCCGCCCGCACCACCCGAAGGCCCTGATCCTGGTGCCGACCCGCGAGCTGGCCATGCAGGTCGCCGACTCGCTCATGCCGGTGGGCCGGGCGGTGGGTGTCTTCCTGAAGACCGCGGTCGGCGGCGTGCCGTACGACCGTCAGATGGACGCCCTGCGCCGCGGCGTCGAGGTGATCGTCGCCACTCCGGGCCGTCTCGCCGACCTGATCGAGCGGGGCGCCTGCAAGCTCGACGACGTCGAGATCACGGTGCTGGACGAGGCCGACCAGATGGCCGACATGGGCTTCCTGCCCGAGGTCACCGACCTGCTGGCGAAGACGCCCGAGTCGGCGCAGCGCCTGCTCTTCTCGGCCACTCTGGACGGTGACGTCGACACCCTGGTGCAGCGGTTCATGCACGACCCGGTGACGCACTCGACCGCCCCGGCCGAGGCCAGTGTCTCCACCATGGAGCACCACCTGCTGCTGATCCCGCCGGCCGAGAAGTTCCCGATCACCTCGTGGATCGCGAACCGGACCGGCAAGACCATCGTCTTCGCCCGCACCCAGATGGGCGTGGACCGGCTGGTCGAGCAGCTGGCCGCGGTCGGTGTCCGGGCCGGCGCCCTGCACGGTGGCAAGACCCAGCGCGTCCGGACCAGGACGCTCGCCGAGTTCAAGGAAGGCCGGACGAACGTCCTGGTCGCGACGGACGTGGCGGCCCGTGGCATCCACGTCGACGGCATCTCGCTGGTCATGCACGTGGACCCGCCGAAGGACCCGAAGGACTACCTGCACCGGGCCGGCCGCACCGCGCGGGCCGGCGAGTCGGGCGCGGTCGTCACGCTGGTTCTGCCGAAGCAGCGCCGCACCACCCAGGCGATGATGTCGAAGGCCGGTGTCTCGCCGGGCGAGTTCCGTGTCCGCCTGGGCGACGAGAAGCTGGCCGAGGTCACCGGTGCCCGCGAGCCGAGCGGCATCCCGGTGGTCGAGGAGCCGGAGCCCCGTCGTGAGCGTTCCGGCGGTTCCCGTGGCCGCTTCGGCGACCGTCCCCGTGGCGACCGCCCGCAGCGTTCCTACGGTGACCGGCCGCAGCGTTCCTTCGGCGACCGCAACGAGCGCAACTTCGGCGACCGCCCGCAGCGTTCGTTCGGCGACCGGCCGCAGGGTGACCGCTCCCAGGGTGACCGCTCGTACGGTGACCGCCCGCAGCGTTCGTACGGCGACCGGCCGCAGGGTGACCGCTCGTACGGCGACCGCCCGCAGCGCTCCTTCGGCGACCGGCCGCAGGGCGACCGTCCCCAGGGCGACCGCTCGTACGGAGACCGTCCCCAGGGCGACCGTTCCTACGGTGACCGTCCCCAGCGCTCCTACGGCGACCGCCCTCAGGGCGACCGCTCGTTCGGTGACCGCCCGCAGCGCACCTTCGGCGACCGGCCGGCCGGCGACCGCTTCGGCGACCGCCCGTCGGGTCAGCGCCGCGACGGCCAGCGCACCGACCGCCGCGAGGGCCCGAACCGTTTCGGCTCCTCCCGCCCGGCTCGCAGCCACTGA